CGAGTTTTTGGACGGTTTTACCTGTAGCCGGCACCATGCTGCTTATCTGGTCGGCAGGCAAAAGAGACATCGTGTCTTCCCTGTTAGCGTCCAAACCTTTAGTGGCCATCGGTGTTATCTCCTATTCTCTCTACCTCTGGCATCAACCGGTCCTCGCATTTGCACGAATTCACACTCCAACCATGTTGTCATTTTCCGACAAGGTCGGTTTGATATTGATGGTCTTTCTTCTGGCTATTACCACATGGTGGCTCATTGAAACTCCATTTAGAAACCGCTTGCTTATTAAGACACGCACTCTTTGGGGCAGCATTGTCGCCTGCACCGCTATTCTGTTTGGATTCGGATGGTATGGATTCCAAAGCGGTGGAATCCCTGAACGGTTTCCGGAAAACATGCAGAAGTTGGTTCGTCCTCAGCACACTTCCTGGGGAACCCTTGCCCAAGACGGCGAACCCTGCCTTGGACGGTCCGTGGCTTCTGCCTGCCAATTTATCAACAATCCTCAGCACACCACCTGGATGCTCGTCGGTGACTCCCATCTCGAGGCACTTGGCCCCACCATGCTGGAATCAGTAACGTTGAGACACGAAAACCTCATTGACCTAACCATGGAAGGGGCCTGCCATTATGGCCGGGGAATCAAAGTCATGGCTGAGGGAAGCGATCGCCAATGTTCGTTTGCCTATAACGGCCAACGAAGCGATTTTTTGCTTCAACACCCACCGGCCATACTGATTATTGGCGGTCGCTTACCCTTAATTCTTCGTGGAGAAGCCTTCGACAATACAGAAGGCGGCGTTGAACCCTACGGTAATCGACGGATTCACTTAGAGAATGGATTGAACAATGATTTCCCGCATATCAAGCAGGTACTTGTCCAGAACCTGAATGACCTTATTCAGCATGGACACAAAATTATTTTGTTGTACCCCATTCCCGAAGTGGGCTGGGATGTTCCAACAACGGTCTACAAAAAAGTCCAGCTCTCACCTACTGCCCAGAAACTGGCTACTTTTTTTCAATCCGGTGGAGTTTCGACTTCCTATGCCGTCTTTCAACGACGGACACAAGAGGCCTATTCGATCTACGATGCCCTGGGAGAACACCCCAATGTTCTTCGCGTGTATCCTGAAAAACTTTTCTGTAATACCAAAGCATTAGGACGATGTCTCACCCATGATGAAATGGAAGTCTTCTATGCCGATGATGATCATCCATCCAAAACAGGGGCAAAAATGATCGTTGATGAACTGATGAAGGCAGCGAAGGAAAAATGGCATGAATCAATTTAGAAAATTCTTCCGGGTTCCCGGAACGTTGAAAAGAATTCCCCCTCAAAGAGTGTCCCGTATTCAAGACCTATCCAATACTCGGTCCGGCAACCCGAAAATGGCCGAACGATTCTGGAGATAACCAGGTGCCTGAAAAAGATGAGTGGGAGGGCGTATCCTACACCTCAACACCAAACTGGTTCCAGGCTGAGCGGTCGTAAGCTATGGCTTAGCCTCCTGATGAGATCAGCCTCACCCTTGTCTTTAGCCATGCCCTGAAAGTTCTTGGATAATCGCATCATGCAATTTGGGACGAAAGGTTTTGATGGCTTGATTGTCCCGAGTTGGGTGGACTCGATTAGAAAGAAAAATAACCTCCAATTCACGAGTCGGGTCTATCCAGATACTCGTGCCGGTAAATCCCAGGTGCCCGAATGATTCCGGCGAAAACCACTGGCCGGAGGAGGAGGGTCGGGAAGGCGTATCCCAGCCTAAGGCCCAACTGGTTCCAGGCTGTGCCGCCACAAACTGTTTGACCAGGTGAGAATCAAATACACCGGAGTTTCCTTTATAACTTTTCAGCCAGGCTTGGGTGACCTGCCCTACGGCCTCGGCTGTTCCAAAGAGTCCTGCGTGCCCGGCAATGCCTCCCAGCGCAAATGCATTTTCATCATGCACCTCACCCTGCAAAAGACGCCCACGCCATGGGTCCGGTTCAGTGGGTGCGCACCCGCCAATCGATGAATCCAATGTGGGAGGCACATTCGGCCCTCGATAGCCGAGTGGGCTCGCATGTAGGGGCCCATAGATCCGACTCCGACAAAAATCGTCCAATGATTGATTGGTAATCCGTTCCACGATAAACCCGAGCACCATATAGCCCAAATCACTGTAGAGGCTTTTGGGGGGTGCCGCCGATTCTATCGGTTCCTTGAGGATTAACTCCAGAAAGGCTTTGGCTCGTTCCTGACGGGATGGGACATCTGAGGGGAGAGCAGGAGGGAAAGACCGGTAAAACGGACGCCAGGCTGGAAGGCCGCTTTGATGAGAGAGCACGTCCTTAAGACGCACCCGGCCTAATGGAAAATTTTTCGTTTCAGGGAGCCACGTGTCGATGGACGTTGCTAGATCCAGATGTCCATCCTGCGCCAGGAGCAGGATAGCTGATGCGGTTGCCAGAGGCTTGGTGAGGGAAGCGAGATCGTAGATGGTCTGAAGTTGGACAGGATAGGCATCCGGAAGTCCCGAGGTAAGACCCACAGCATAATGCATTCGAATATAGCCCTGGTGCCGAACGAACAAAACCGCACCCGGAAACACCTGCGAGTGAATTCCTTCAAGGAGGAGACGCACTATGGGATCGGTCTGATCCACAATGTACTGAGGGGGTGGAAACGTCTAGCCTGCTTCCCGATGGGAGGCACGCTCTGCACTCATTTCCGGCTCACCTTCCCCTTCAAACGCGTCGTCTGGTCGCTCTTCAATTTCTACTAACCGATGGAAGGAACTCAGCGTCAACCGTAAGCGATCCAATACCAGCGCCCGCTGTTGCTTGAGTGTCGAGATCATTCGACGCATTTCGGCCAGTTCGGCCCGACTTTGCGCCAGTATTTCTTCGGCTTTCAACTCCGCTTCTTTCACCAAAAGATCCGCATCCCGTTGGGCCCCATGCTTGAGTTGGTCCACAAAGGATTGGGTTGAAATAAGTGTACTGGTCAGCGTGGTTTCCGCTCGTTTGAGTTGCCCCACTTCATCATCTTTCCCCGACAATTTCTCTTTGAGCACCAGGTTGTCCTTGGTCAGTTCCTCCACCGACTCGGCGATTTCTTCCAAAAATTGGTCCACCTGCGTCTTGTGATAGCCTCGCCATTGGGTATCAAAGACTTTATGCTGAATGTCCAACGGTGTAATTTTCATGACGACTCCTTTCCCCTCACCGGCTAGTGCATTCTGATTGCAAGATCCTTCAAAGATGCTACCACGGCAATCTGGAAAAACATAATAATAAGGATAGCAATGATCGGAGATAAATCAATTCCCAATCCTAGCATGCCAACCCGACGCCGGATTTGAGAAAGGACCGGCTCCGTTACTCTTTCTAAAAACTGAACAATAGGATTCCAGGGATCAGGGTTCACCCAGGATATCAAGGCCCGAATAATGATAACCCACATATAGATCCATAAAATCGTATCCAGGATGGTCGCAATCGCCTGTAGAACGTTACCCGCAATAAACATGATCCTCCTTTACAGATAAGAGTGCTGAAAAAGCATGCCCTGAGTCTGGCTGCAGGGACCGCCAGCGACGTTCCCTGACTTCGCCGGCGCGACTTTCGCGCAGGCAGGTCGTCACTTGGCCGTGCTCACGTACTCCCTTATACACTCCACCCGCCCAAGTGGCGGCGGCTTTGCTGGACGTGCCTTTGTTGAACACTCTTTTTTAGTATAGCTCCCGTTTACCCACATGCCGACAAACTGAAATCTTTTTCAAATATTCAACAGCCTTATCGACATCGGCCGATTCATTCCAGGGTGCCGGGACTGACGGCTTTCCCTCGACTTCCAAAAATAGCCGTTCCGATCCGAACCATCGTCGCCCCTTCTTCTATCGCGATCTCGTAGTCATGAGACATGCCCATGGACAATTCGGTCATCCGTACACGACGCCATGTCTGTCGAGCCAGCCCATCTCGCAATCGACAAACTTGCGTAAAATAGGGACGAACGTCTTCAGGATTTTCCTTCCACGGCGGAAGCGTCATGAGCCCCTGGATCTCGAGGTGAGGGAGCCGGTCGAGTTGCTCTATCCCGGCTTCCACCTCCTGTGAGATGAATCCTCCCTTGCTGGCTTCCCCCCCGACATTCACTTCGAGTAACACGGCTTGTTGAATCCCAAGTTTCCCGGCCAAAGCATTAATGCTCTCGGCCTGCTCCAGACTTTCCACAGAATGCAGCATCGAAAAATTCCCGACAAGGTCCTTGAGTTTCCGACGTTGCATCCGACCAATGAAGTGCCAGACTAAGTCTTCTCGTGGCCCCAGAATCTGACGCTTCTCCTGAGCCTCCTGAAGCCGGTTTTCTCCAAATATTTGCACGCCCGCTCTATAGGCTTCTTCTAAATCGACAGCGGGGACGGTTTTGGTCGCCGCCACCAACCGAATACCGGAAGGATCCCGCCCGACACGAATGGCAGCCTGCCGGATGTTCTCCTGGATGATTTGAATCCTATGGGTAATGGAGTTGGAAACGTCGCCATCCTTCAACAAGAACACCGAAAATTTTTCATTTGACTTCTATTGTAATCGGGATTGCCGCTTGAGTCACGGGCAGGGAGTAAACACATCAAACCGAATATAGGGCTCATCGCTCTTTCCTGTGCGTCCCTGAAAGGTTCGTCCCCATAATCCGACGCCTGCCGTCCGGCTCAAAGAGTGGTCGTTCTCATTCCCTGTCGGGCCTTGTCTAAGCGGAACAAATGACCCCGCCCTACAGGGGAGCATCCATCTCCTCTTATGGAGCCGGACGGAGCACTGGCTATGGAACATTGTGCTCCACACAAAGGTTGCGTCTCCTTAGGGACGCGCCATGCAATTCCTCGCCTCCGGTTGGGAAACTGCAATACCCTCTTCTCCCAGCACTTTTTCTTGGAAAAACCCCAAGATGGGGCGAATCGCTCAGGATGGGTCAGCAATGCGTCCCTACATCGCATAAAACCTTGCCACTCCCGGCAGGCGAAATCAATCTTTAGGCAGCAGGCAGGATAATTCCACTATACATAGTCCCATTCACCTGCCCCTCCCGCCTGTAGGAATAAAAGAGATCGTCCCGACAACGGGTGCAATGGTCCACCCGTCCAATCTGAGAGTCAGGAACGCCACCGGCGCGGATCTGGTGATAGATCAGTTGTTTAAGGTCTAAGACCCCTTTCCCTTCGTGGGTTTCTTGAAGCACCCCGGGCCATGCTGGGTACTTGCTTCGCAACGGGTTGATGACCTGTTCATCGACTTCGTAACAACACGGTCCGATAGAGGGACCGATCGCCAGATGCATGTGCTCCGGTTTTGCTCCAAATTCATTCACACAAGACCGAATGGTTTCTGCCACGATGCCGCCCACGGCGCCGCGCCATCCGGCGTGAATGGCCCCAACCACTCCCCTGGCTTTCTCGACAAGCAGCACCGGGACACAATCCGCCGTGCGCACAACCACGAGGGTCTCAGGCTGATTGGTAACCAAGGCGTCACCCTCGGTCTGCTCTAATGTTCCTAGCCCTCTATGGGTGTGGATGACGACCACCCGGGTACTATGGATTTGCTTGAGCGCGACGACAGCAGGAAAATCCCGCGGCCCACTCGCAATGTGCCCGAGTTCTATATGGGTGGCTAATCCTACCGGCGTACTCCGGGTCCCGAAGAAATGCCGCACGGGGATCATATCACTCGTCAATCCGTCATCAGACACTCCGGACCCCTTTGGGAAGGAACCTTTCTCCATGTTCATGGGATTAGTTCTCCGCTTTCCTCCGTAAAAAAGTCGGCACATCCCAATCATCATCCACCAGCAGACTGGTCTTTTCAGGAACCGGCCTGGCAGTCGCCTGTCGTCGCATATAGGTGGGTCGGTCGAGATCCTCAGAACCGTTGCTAGCCCCATTTTCCGCAGGCACGGCCACCAATGCGGGTTTTTTAACAGGCTCCACAACAAGAGTCGGTTGATGCGCATTGGAAAACCGCATGACCGACTCGGTCTGTTCGAATCCTGTGGCAATGACCGTCACGGTCAATTCATCCCCTAGCTCGGGATTAATGACCTGACCTACGATGATATTGGCTTGAGGATCTGCCGCTTCCCTGGCAATATTGGACGCTTCGTTGACTTCATGCAACGTGAGATTGGGGCCCCCTGTAATATTCAACAACAACCCTCTTGCCCCTTCCACGCTTCCATCTTCCAGCAAGGGGCTGGCAATGGCTAGTCTGGCGGCATCGCTGGCTCGCGTCGGACCCCGACCCGTTCCCATCCCCATCACCGCACGCCCGGAATAGCCCATGACGGTTCGCACATCGGCGAAATCCACATTGACCAAACCCGGAGTGGTAATAACATCAGAAATGCCTTGAATGGCCTGACGCAACACATCATCCGCAATCTTAAACGCCTCCACAAGCGGGGTACTTTTATCGACCATTCCCAGGAGTTTCTGGTTGGGAATGATCAAGAGGGAATCCACATATTTTTTCAATTCACGGATCCCTTCTTCGGCAAAGCTGGTCCGCCGGTTCCCCTCATATTGGAAGGGTTTGGTCACTACCCCGACCGTGAGAATGCCCAACTCTTTGGCAATTTTTGCGGCAACGGGAGCACCGCCCGTGCCCGTTCCACCACCCATACCTGCCGTGACAAAGACCATATCCGATCCTTCCAGGGCTTCACGGATCTGGTGTTCACTTTCCATTGCCGATTCTTTTCCCACCTCCGGCTTGGCTCCTGCCCCCAGGCCCCGCGTCCGCTCCGGACCCAATTGGATTTTGTACGACGCGAGCGAGCGGCCCAGGGCTTGCAAATCGGTATTGGCCACGACAAATTCTACCCGGCTTAAGCCGGCTTCAATCATCGTATTCACGGCGTTGCACCCGGCACCTCCGACACCGACCACTTTGATGTTAATAACCGATTGCTCCTCATCAGACAGTGAAAACATACGACTCCTCCTTTCTACCACTCCCCTGATCGCCCGCGGGGACATTTGATTGATGACTCACCTTGGCTCGCGAAGTAGGCACGGATCCATGATCCTCCTTTCTTGTCATGATTTAAAAAAAGTTCATGATCCATCCCTTCATTTTCCCGACCAGACCACCGGCCCACCGCCCGGATTTTTTGCCTTTGCCGGCTCCCGGTCCCACTAGTTCAAACTCATTTTCGTGACTCACCGAATGGACGATGAGTCCCACAGCCGTCGAGTAGCTTGGGTTACTGACTATTTCCCGTAAACCTTCCACTCCGATCGGCCTCCCTAAACGCACCGACAGATTCAGCACGTGTTCCGCCACCTCGGCCATGCCAGGGAGTAAGGAGGTTCCTCCCGTCAACACGCCTCCAGCCACCAGCATGCCGTCATATCCGGCACGACGGATTTCACGAAGCACGAGCTCGAACATTTCCTCCACCCGTGGGGAAAGAATTTCCGCGACCAATGCTCGAGGCATCACCCGGGGCGGTCGTCCTCCGACACTCGGCACTTCAATGCCTTCGTCCTCATTCACCAAGAGACTACTGGCCACCCCATATTTCAGTTTAATTTTCTCCGCCTCCTCCGGTGCGGTTTTCAATCCCATGGCCAGATCCCCGGTGAGATGGCTCCCTCCGATGGGAAGAACTGCCGAGTGCCGGATACATCCCTCGACAAAGATCGCGATATCGGTGGTGCCTCCCCCGATATCCACCATCACAACCCCCAGGTCTTTTTCCTCATGGGTCAGCACAGCCGCGCTGGAGGCTAACGGCTGTAAAACAATATCGACGACATCCAATCCCGCCCGGCTGACACACCGGATAAGGTTTTGTGCCGAGGTGACCGCTCCCGTCACAATATGCACATCGACTTCCAACCGTGATCCCGCAATGCCTAATGGATCCCGAATTCCTTCCTGATCATCCACGATAAATTCCCGAGGAAGCACATGAAGAATTTGGCGGTCCGGAGCCGGCACGGCACAGGCGCGTGCGGTATCAACGGCCCGACGGACATCCGCCTTGGTCACTTCTCGTTTTTTTAAGGCCACCACCCCTTGCGCACTTTCACTCCCGATATGGCTCCCCGCAATCCCCGTATATACCGAATTGATTTGAACCGCCGACATCAATTCTGCTTCCTCCACGGCCCGCTTGATGGACTCCACCGTACTGTCCATGTTGACGACCATGCCTTTTCTCAACCCGTTCGAACGATGTGAGCCCACCCCGATCACATGAATAGAGCGATCATCCTGGATTTCCCCGACCACCGCACAAATTTTTGTTGTCCCGATATCCAGTCCCACGACAATGTGTTCTTTTTTGGTCATGTCCTATAGTGTCCTCTTGCGAAAAATGACTTTTTGAGCAAATCGCAAATCCACTTCTTGCGACCGACCTTCAATTTTATCCTTCACGGTGGGATACAACACCAAAAATCGTTGCCACTGGTCCTCCACCTCACGCCCGAATTGAAACCGGACATTGGGGAGATCCACGATCGTTGTATGAGGTTGAGACACATCAATCCGAGGTCTGCCCGAAAACTGCTGGGACAGCAACGCAGCAATGTAAATGCCCTGCTTGGCGCGTCGATGACCTTCGGCTTGATGCTGTGTCATAAATGCGGAGGTCACCCCATCAACAATGGGCAATGTCGTCCCTGCCTGGACCTTTCCTTTCGGCAACAGATACCCTTCTGCATCCAGATAATAGGGTTCGGTTGGTGATCCAAAGACCGCCGCCGGCTGACGCTCAGTCACCTGGATCACCAGTGAATGGGGTAACACCCGCTCAAAGGCGACCGACCCAATCCAAGGATGCGATTCCAACCTGGTCGCGAGCAGCTCTGAATCCACAGAGAACAAACTGGTCTGCGGCGCCAAGTCCAGCTTCGCCAGAACTTCATCTCGCGTGACTCGATCCAGACCCACAACCGTGATCTGTTGGATTTCCGTCCACTCATCCGCCCACCGCATCACCTGACGTCCGCCCACCGCAACCACCACGATAAGACAGGCCAGGACACCTCCGATCACAACGCGCCGGACCCGCAAGGCTGTCGATGACGACTTGGCTTTCCCCGATCCTACGGTTTTTTTAAGGGGCCGGTTTTTTCGGGGCCGTTTCGTGTTTAGGGATTCTCCCGATATCATGACGCAGAACTCCTGGTGCTCCTAATTTTCCCGGATGACGATATCATCCTTTTCGGTAGAGCCTCACCCAATATCCGTTCAACCAGATCATCATAGTCCCACCCGATCTGTGCGGCTGCCATGGGAAGCAAACTCCGTTCAGTCATGCCGGGAATGGTGTTCAATTCGAGAATATAGGGACGTCCGTTGGTATGAATGCGAAAATCGACTCGAGCGGCACCGCGACACCCTAACGCGTGATAGGCACGAAGGCTGTAATCACGGAGAGCGGTTTCCAGCTTTGAAGAAAGCGAAGCCGGACACACATAACGAGTGGCCGCCTTTCCATATTTGGCCGTAAAATCGTAAAAGCCCCCGGGAACGATGATTTCTACACCGGGCAGGACCTCATTGCCAAAAACGCCCACCGCCACTTCACGACCCGGAATATATTTTTCCACTACCGCCTGCTCTCCGTATCGATAGGCTTCTTGCAAGGCCTCCTTCCATTGGGATGGCTTGCGAACGATCGAGACACCAAACGTCGATCCCTCGGCACAAGGCTTTACCACCACAGGCAAGCCTAAGCCGGGAGGAGGACGAACCGGAATCATTTTCCCGGATACGGTCATACCCGGCGGGACCGGTACCTTGGCAGCCTCAAGGACCACGCGCGTCAATCCCTTGTTCATGCAGACGGCACTCGCAGTCACGCCCGATCCGGTGTACGGCATCTTCATGACTTCCAACATCCCTTGAACTGTGCCATCTTCCCCTCCCGGTCCATGCAAGGCGAGAAAGGCCACCGAAATTTTCTTTGCCCGGATCTGATGCGGCAATGTGTCATCCACTTCAATGGGGATCACCGTATACCCCCGTCGTTTCAACGCATCGCAGATTGAACGCCCCGTCTTGAGCGAAATCTCTCTCTCAGCTGAAGATCCACCCATCAGCACACCGATTCGCAAAGATTTCTGTGTCATCATTCTCTGTGTCTTCACCTTGTGATAAGCCTTTCACTTTGACTACTTTTCTTTGTCACCACCAACAATCCCGGCATCTCTACGATTCTCCAATGATTTTCCATTCAAGCTGAAGACGGACCCCAAACTTTTTCGCCACGGTTTGCCGGACTTTTCGAATCAAGGCCAAGACCTGGTCGGCGGTGGCCGCTCCTCTATTCACAATAAAATTGGCATGTTTGGTCGAAACTTCAGCGTCTCCAATCCGCACACCCTTTAATCCTGCGGCTTCAACGAGTCGTCCGGCAGAATCTCCAGGCGGGTTTTTAAACACGGACCCGGCATTCGGAAGGGTTAACGGTTGGGTCTCGCGCCGGTACCGCAGATAGGTTTTGGTTTTCGCTTCAACCTGCGCTTTATCCGAGAGAGCCAACTGGACCCACGCGCCAACGACAACGCCTTTGGGGAGCGTCGCCTTCCGATAGGTAAATGACATGTTGGAAGACTCAATTCGCACGCGATGTCCACGAAGATTCACCAAATCAACGGCATGCAAGACCTCCTGCATTTCCCCCAACCGCGTTCCGGCATTCATCACCACCCCTCCACCGACGGTTCCCGGAATTCCAGCCGCCCACTCCATTCCGGACAGATGATGGCCCACCGCGAACTGCATTAACCTGGGCAACCGCACACCCGCCTGGGCATATACCATGTGACCGGCCTCCTCATGTATCCCGGACAAGTGTTTCAATTGCATAACAATGCCTCGAATCCCTTTATCGCGAACGACCACATTGGTCCCGCCCAACACCACGAAGGGAATCCCTTCTGTCCGAGCCCCCACGAGCACGCGTATGACGTCTTCCACGTCCAGGGGAAAGACCAGGACATCCGCGGGGCCTCCCACCTGCAACGACAGAAGAGGCGCCAGGGATTCGTTCCAGTGGACTTCTCCGTGCACATGCTGCACGGCTCGTTGAAGCCGTTTTGCTGTCAGTGTCAGCCGGCCGGTCTTCATCTGTACAACCCTCGACTTTCATGACTCACCACATTCGGTTACAACGATTCCAATAATTCAGTTCCGACTTTCCAGACATCCCCCGCGCCAAGGGTCAACAGGATATCGCCCTCACGAAGCTCCTCACGCAATTTGGTGATCAAACCGGTGTCACGATTGAGCCATTGGACAGAAGGATGACCAGACGCCCGAATGGTGTCGGCCATCATTTGTCCGGTGATCCCGGGGATCGGCGCCTCACCCGCCGGATAGATATCCATGACATACACGCGATCCGCCTGTTCGAACGCCTTGGCGAACTCATCGGCCAGGTCCCTCGTTCTTGAAAACCGATGCGGTTGAAATACCACGATCAACGGGCGCTGCCACGCGGCTCGGGCAGCCGCCAGCGTGGCACGAATCTCGGTTGGATGGTGCCCATAGTCGTCCACCACCACAATGCCGTTTTTTTCTCCACGAATCTGAAACCGCCGCTCGACTCCGGCAAAGGCGGCCAACCCTGCCCGGATCAAATCCACAGGTACGTCCAATTCCAATGCCACCCCGATGGCCGCTAACGCATTGGCCACGTTATGCACACCAGGGATTCGAATGCGGAAAGGCCCGAGCTTTTGATCCCGGTAATGCGCCCGAAATTCCACACCCATCGCTTTGGTTTCAATATCCGTCGCAAACAAATCGGAGGTCAGCACACCCGAAAAATCACTCATGCCATACGTGTGGTATCGCTTCACCACCCGGGGCAGGAGCTTGCGAATCCAGGGATCATCGGCACACACAATCGCCACGCCGTAGAATGGAATTTTATTGATAAATTCTAAAAACGCCTCTTGAAGACCTTCCATGTTTCCGTAATGATCGAGATGCTCACGGTCGATATTCGTCACGACCACGATTGAAGGCGACAACCGCAAAAACGACCCGTCACTCTCGTCGGCTTCCGCGATCAGCAGATCACTCCGCCCTAAACGCGCATGGGTCCCCATGGCATTGACCTTGCCCCCAATCACGAATGTGGGATCGAGGCCGGCTTGCGCAAGAATCGATGCGACCATCGACGTCGTAGTGGTTTTTCCATGAGCGCCCGCAATGGCAATGCCATACTTCAATCGCATCAGCTCTGCCAGCATTTCCGCTCGCGGAATGACCGGGATCACTTTGGCCCGGGCCGCACGAATTTCCGGATTGGACCCAGCTATGGCCGATGACACCACCACGACTTGTGCCCCTTCCACGTTCGATTCCTGATGCCCGATAAACACCGTGCCCCCTAATTCCTCTAACCGTCGGATCGTGTCAGACGACCCCACATCGGAGCCGGTCACCTTATACCCTAGCGTGAGGAGCACCTCTGCGATGCCACTCATTCCACTTCCCCCGATACCGACCAAATGAATGTGCTGAATTTTTCGAAACATAATGTTTTAGACTTCCAGGGTTGAAGGGAGGATCATTGAAGACGGTCAGTTGATGCGCCCACCGCCGGGCACGCATGGCCTGTAAGTCTGGCGGTACAGTCTCAATACCGGGTCGTTCCACCGGGCTCGCGACTTCATCACAAGCCTCGCGTAGGACACGACGACTATTCTGGATCTACCAGACGTGGCCCTGACAGCACATATTCTTCATTCCCTGTAAGAGTCCCTCCTCATTAAAGATTGAATAGGTTCAGACAATGGTTTCCTCTTTGACTCTTTTGCTTGTTCATCCGTACCATTTTTTCCCATCATGCCTGTATTTCACGTCGCGACCGGATGCCTCACCAGCAGGAGGCATTGATTCACCATCTGCTCTGTGGCGTTGACTTTTCTGAGAGCCCAGCTCTGTCGTGCCATTTCCTGGAGGTGGGGAATATCCGACATCCATCGTTCAATTTCTTCTGCCAGGCGCTGCCCGGTGAGGTCGGCTTGCAAGAGCACTCGAGCCGCTCCCGCCGCTTCCATGGACCTGGCATTCATTTCCTGATGATTGTGCGTCGCCTGGGGAAACGGGA
The Nitrospiraceae bacterium DNA segment above includes these coding regions:
- the ftsA gene encoding cell division protein FtsA, translated to MTKKEHIVVGLDIGTTKICAVVGEIQDDRSIHVIGVGSHRSNGLRKGMVVNMDSTVESIKRAVEEAELMSAVQINSVYTGIAGSHIGSESAQGVVALKKREVTKADVRRAVDTARACAVPAPDRQILHVLPREFIVDDQEGIRDPLGIAGSRLEVDVHIVTGAVTSAQNLIRCVSRAGLDVVDIVLQPLASSAAVLTHEEKDLGVVMVDIGGGTTDIAIFVEGCIRHSAVLPIGGSHLTGDLAMGLKTAPEEAEKIKLKYGVASSLLVNEDEGIEVPSVGGRPPRVMPRALVAEILSPRVEEMFELVLREIRRAGYDGMLVAGGVLTGGTSLLPGMAEVAEHVLNLSVRLGRPIGVEGLREIVSNPSYSTAVGLIVHSVSHENEFELVGPGAGKGKKSGRWAGGLVGKMKGWIMNFF
- a CDS encoding FtsQ-type POTRA domain-containing protein; the protein is MISGESLNTKRPRKNRPLKKTVGSGKAKSSSTALRVRRVVIGGVLACLIVVVAVGGRQVMRWADEWTEIQQITVVGLDRVTRDEVLAKLDLAPQTSLFSVDSELLATRLESHPWIGSVAFERVLPHSLVIQVTERQPAAVFGSPTEPYYLDAEGYLLPKGKVQAGTTLPIVDGVTSAFMTQHQAEGHRRAKQGIYIAALLSQQFSGRPRIDVSQPHTTIVDLPNVRFQFGREVEDQWQRFLVLYPTVKDKIEGRSQEVDLRFAQKVIFRKRTL
- a CDS encoding D-alanine--D-alanine ligase, with the translated sequence MMTQKSLRIGVLMGGSSAEREISLKTGRSICDALKRRGYTVIPIEVDDTLPHQIRAKKISVAFLALHGPGGEDGTVQGMLEVMKMPYTGSGVTASAVCMNKGLTRVVLEAAKVPVPPGMTVSGKMIPVRPPPGLGLPVVVKPCAEGSTFGVSIVRKPSQWKEALQEAYRYGEQAVVEKYIPGREVAVGVFGNEVLPGVEIIVPGGFYDFTAKYGKAATRYVCPASLSSKLETALRDYSLRAYHALGCRGAARVDFRIHTNGRPYILELNTIPGMTERSLLPMAAAQIGWDYDDLVERILGEALPKRMISSSGKIRSTRSSAS
- the murB gene encoding UDP-N-acetylmuramate dehydrogenase; this translates as MKTGRLTLTAKRLQRAVQHVHGEVHWNESLAPLLSLQVGGPADVLVFPLDVEDVIRVLVGARTEGIPFVVLGGTNVVVRDKGIRGIVMQLKHLSGIHEEAGHMVYAQAGVRLPRLMQFAVGHHLSGMEWAAGIPGTVGGGVVMNAGTRLGEMQEVLHAVDLVNLRGHRVRIESSNMSFTYRKATLPKGVVVGAWVQLALSDKAQVEAKTKTYLRYRRETQPLTLPNAGSVFKNPPGDSAGRLVEAAGLKGVRIGDAEVSTKHANFIVNRGAATADQVLALIRKVRQTVAKKFGVRLQLEWKIIGES
- a CDS encoding UDP-N-acetylmuramate--L-alanine ligase is translated as MFRKIQHIHLVGIGGSGMSGIAEVLLTLGYKVTGSDVGSSDTIRRLEELGGTVFIGHQESNVEGAQVVVVSSAIAGSNPEIRAARAKVIPVIPRAEMLAELMRLKYGIAIAGAHGKTTTTSMVASILAQAGLDPTFVIGGKVNAMGTHARLGRSDLLIAEADESDGSFLRLSPSIVVVTNIDREHLDHYGNMEGLQEAFLEFINKIPFYGVAIVCADDPWIRKLLPRVVKRYHTYGMSDFSGVLTSDLFATDIETKAMGVEFRAHYRDQKLGPFRIRIPGVHNVANALAAIGVALELDVPVDLIRAGLAAFAGVERRFQIRGEKNGIVVVDDYGHHPTEIRATLAAARAAWQRPLIVVFQPHRFSRTRDLADEFAKAFEQADRVYVMDIYPAGEAPIPGITGQMMADTIRASGHPSVQWLNRDTGLITKLREELREGDILLTLGAGDVWKVGTELLESL